The genome window GACGGGGCCGCTGCAGAACTTCTCTGTTATTCTTGCCGTTTTGTCCGTGAAGCAGGTAAAGCATCAAGGCTCAATTGGCTCCTCTCGGGTTTTACCCACCAATTCTTCTCTCCCGACTCCAGCTGTATCGCCATGGCGATCGATCGCCAATCAAAGCCTATCCAACCGATCCGTACCAAGAAAGCGACTGGCCTCAAGGCTTTGGACAGTTGTCAGAGGTGTAGCAAATCATTTTCTAGTTGGTGACCTTTTTGGAAGATGCTGTTCTGAAGTTAAAACCTCATGTTTAATTCACGCCTCTTTATCTTGATGGCTGTGTTTTCAGGAGGGGATGAGGCAGCAGTACGAGCTGGGCCAGTTTCTGAGGAAACGATACGACGGGTTTCTCAGCCAATCCTACGACAGATACGAGGTAGCTGTTCTCCTTTCCGATCGTGAGAACCGTCACGCACAGCCAAAGATTCCTGTTTTTGTTGAGGACGATGGGATCAATACCATGTTGGGTTTGGACAGTTCCCAACCTCAGCTGGACTTCCCGGAGCAAGAGAAGAAGGCCTCCGTTAGCGCTTCTCCTCAGGCTCTGCTTTTTTTATTCGGGCTCTCTCTAACACAGTGATGATGATCATGTCAAAGAATTCTTATTCCTCACTTCCTCCTCAGATCGTAATTCGCAGTACGGACTCCGATCGCACCCTGATGAGCGCCGAATCCAACCTCGCAGGTCGGCtagctcctcgtcctcctggcAGGACTTGCCACTTTGTTCAACCCAATAATTCTGcagcattattattttattcttgctAGGTCTCTACCCTCCCACTGACCAGCAAGTCTTCATGCCAGACTTGAAGTGGCAGCCGATACCTGTGCACACGGTGTCGTTGAGCGAGGAGAGGGTGTGTATAAGATTAAAGTAGATTTATCAAGAGCTCTTTGCTGCAGGTGATCCAACATCTGATATCAATGTCTGTGCTCGCAGCTTCTCAAGTTTCCTGTTGGCAACTGTCCCGCCTACGATCAGCTGATGAAGGACACGAGGGAAACGGAGGAATATCAAAATGTCCTCATTAAATACCAGGTTCTGCCTCCATTCATTCCTCTTCTTTGCGCTTTCTTTGGAGGATTACTTGACAATAAACAATAAGAAAGGATGAAGAAAGTCACGTCGGATGTTTTCACGGTCTTGTTTTGATGTTTTCTAGATTATAGATCATACAAAGTGCTTTCTATGTTCTTCTCTTCAGGATGTCATAACACTTGTGGGGAATAAAACTGGACAGAATTTGACTTTAGGCACAATCTGGACTGTGTACGACACACTTTTCTGTGaggtgagaacacacacacacacgcacgcctgAACTACACAATCCCCGCTGGCAGACACCTTTGTTTACCTGCGAGAGACATGGCGCTCCGGTTAGTCGGTTGACTATGCTGGCGTGGCGTTAAACGTGTCGATGCTTCCTGGAGCTTTTCTGCATGCGAGCGGTTAAAGGGAGTCTGAACGAGATGTTCAACGTTTGATCGTTCACGCTGAGTCTTTTTGTCGATCAGTCCAAACACAACATGTCCGCCCCGGACTGGGTGACACCAGCTGTCATGGAGCAACTGCGAGAGCTCAGAGACTTGGACTTTCAGGTATGAGTAGCGGCTGCATGTGTTGCTTGACTTGCGTCGGATGTCTCAGGACGGCATACGTCCGACGGCATACGTCCGACTCCGCCGTCCCATTTTTTTCGCAGTTCTTATTTGGATTCTACAAGCAGCGGGAGAAGAGCCGTCTGCAGGGAGGTACGTGTGCCGCCTGAGTGACCCGGTGCTTGGTGTGTTCTTTCCCTGAGACGTCTCGCCTCTTCGATCGGCCTTTCAGGTTTACTTTTGGATAAAATAGTGAAGGGTCTTTCCAACATGGCCGCCCCGGACCCGAAACAGAGGCTGAAGATGGAGATGCTCTCAGCGGTGAGTGCGTTCACGCTAATAGCACTTTGTGAGCTGGGTTTTGGtgctaggctaagctaagctaaccattCCTGGCTGTCGTCCCATGACGTGAACacgcctgtttgtgtgtctgctctgcagcATGACAGCACTGTGCTTGCCCTTCACGCCAGCTTGGATGTGCTGAATGGAAGACAGCCGCCATATGCAGCCTGTCAGATAATTGAACTGTACAGAGATGACAATGggtaaacacgcacacacacgcacacacacacacacactagtggtGCACAGTAAACGTCTTTACATGCGACGTGAAGCAATATACAGTCGTACTCGTCTGTTTTTGTGCCAGCTCTGCGTCCGTGATGATGTTCTTCCGGAACGACACCACAGTGGAGCCGTACCCCCAGCAGCTGGCAAGCTGCTCCTTTGACTGCCCCCTAGAGGAATTCATTAGAATTACAAAGCCCTATATTTCAGACGACTGGGACAAAGAGTGTCAAGAGCATTCAGAGGGCCGAGATAAAGGTGACGCGCTTtaccaaacaaaataaagacgACAGACTGTGCCACCGTAACttcatttgttgtgtttttgttgtctctcCATCCTCAGAAGTGATCATCAGCCTGGTGGTGGCCGGCtgcctgctcttcctcctggtGGTCGCCATCCTCAGCGTTATTTGTTGGCGGAAGCGGCCTTTCAGCGGCCAGGGGTATCACCACGTGGCCAGCCGAGAAGTTGGAGTGGAGTCCTGACAGAAGCGCCAACTCCTCCCCCAGAGATCCACAGGCCTTGTGCCCTGGGCGAGCAGCGATGACGATGagctttaaaggtcccatattctatctttttccacaagttaacgcagttccaaaacacttgtatgaaatatctgcgccagcaaacagctgctgcagtacagggtccgtcatttctgtctcaaaccgctccgTCAGAAACGATCTCGACCCGAAAGTACGTTCAGAGCGAGCACACGCGCATgcacgttaccatggtagcgtttTTAGCACACGATAAAATATGTTTGCCAATTTTCTCCAAAACactaccacaaaaaataaacttcatccactctgctcttcttcttcgactcatgcaggagacggAGGGCGagctggacgtgcggagcgcaaagtgtctctacacacacacacacactgacgatAACAAACTCAGGACGgaatcatccatccgtccgtcttcatgactgagaacctgcacagacgtTTGGGCCTTTTTAAATCAGCAAATGATAgttttgatgtgttgtgtgaACTATGAACTGATCAATCGAACGTTTTTAAATCCttatatttaataaaagttGAATAATAACCTGTATCGTCTGTGGATacgtaacggggggggggggttgaaaagaTGGATTTGTACAGCCGTTTCAGAGAtggatgtttattttaatgacatctCTCTCTTTTAAAACAGTGCAATGGGCCTTTATTTGAACACGGTCGTgcttttcctgcattcatcTTTAAGATCTGCCGCACATCGTTCCATTCTGAACGGCCACGGACGGAATGATCCATAACGCCCAACGGTTAGAACAATTATCGCTGCCTTTTTATTAGAGCagataaaacaaacaagaaccaCTCCGGACAAACTCAGGCAGCATAGATAAACGGATTCTAGCCTGAGATCCGGTTCGGAAATTAATACTCATGGATTTGAAATCAATGAAGTCAGaggtcatccatccattttttgtGCAAAAACAAAGTAATGTGTGAGGAATGAAATGATTGGATACGATAAAATGGAATGGCACGCGGACAATGTGCCTGAAGTCTGAAGCAAATCGCGAGAGGTTATTGGTCAAAAGCACGTTTCAGGGAGATTTAAAGAGCAAGGCTGGGGTCGCTCTTTTTACATACTGTTTGATGTGCAGATGACGCTGAAATTCCATGCTTATTTTGCGCCTGTAAGCAGCATGACTGATATTTGTGAACACTTGATTAACTCGACCAGTATTTTGCGTTGTACAAACTTTATTTTACGCGCatcaaacacaacaggaagtggttAAATTCGGACTGAGCATGCAGGGCTTGCATTTTGTTGTTCAGTCTATTTTTGCGGCGTCAGAATTTCGGTCTTCATATTTTCTTGGCCGATTGGACCGCTTTGCTATCAGCTAACGCTCACTGCTGCAAAAGCGAAcggaaaattaaaaaatggtACCATGAAAGGCTCTGTCTTCATTCTCATAGTAAGGCGAGCCTTTCAGTGGCACCAGCGAGCAGGCCTGCATCCCTCACTGGTCAGTTTAGGCCTGAATGACCCTGATTCTAGTTAAATGACTGCATCGCgtgcatgtcaatcaaaagcagcaaaaaccAAAACTGGATTAGCCGCTACCTGCTACATGCCATACACAAATCACTGGAGGACATTTATaaagggggggggcgacaatGATTATGTGCTTCAATTCAAGATATAAATATTCCAAAATATAAGTATTAACTGTATCAGTGCTTGCTTTCATTCAGGTCCGTAAAAAACGGACTTAAAACTTCGCTTTAAAGACGCTCAATTCCAAAAAGGTCCTTCCGACGACCAGTCGCTCACACCGCCGCCTTTCCGTGGAACCTTTCGGCGAAGCAATTTTGAGACCCGATGCCGAGGTTTCGGAAGTGGAGCGTCTGAGAAACCGAGATGGCGATGAAGAAAAGCGGGAAATGTCGAACTATTAGTCGTCTGCTGGGATCTTTTGAGACGGACCCAGCTTAATTCTGTGGGCTGCAGAAATGCGACCCGCAGTAGAAGTTActgtggtggtgatgatgatgatgatggttgttgttgttctgagGGGTGGAGTAGTAATTGTGATGGTGACTCTGGACGTTTCCGTAGGCGAAGAGGAGAGGGGCGGTGGAAGACGACGGCTGTTGGGCGGGGGGGATGCTCGCCGTCAGGCTCCCGTTGCGTTGGATGGAGCCGTACCAAGTGGATGTTCCTAGCTGCGGGGCGGTGGAAAGGAGGCTGGGGGGTTGAGAAGAAGGAAGTCAGGGGTGCGAGTTCGATGAGGAGTCGTGTGTTTCGTGTGGACCCACCTGGCCCGATCGGCCCTGGCGCCGATGCTTCTGGACAGGTCGTCGTCGCTGTCGTACCGCCGCGGGTTGTCAAAGAAATACGCTCTGGAGCTGAAGCTGTGGCTGTTGATCATCCCGCCCGGCGCCTGGCGGGCAAAGAGATGTTCAGGTTTCACCCGTTTAACGCAGGCGCTTCGTACTTTTAGCATCGTAACCTCACCAGACTCGGGTTCGGTCGTTGGACCCTGAAGAAAAGCACCACTAAGCTCGTCGGGAGCAGCTCCCAAAAGAACAGAATGATCCCGAACGCAACGTAGGCCTCGCCGCTGACTTCCTGCACGTCGGCCTGTCACGGTCACAAACAAGCCGTGTGACGGACGGATCCTAAACCCACATGACTGAACCCTTCTGAGCGGGTCGGCACCTGATCAGACACGCTGTACCAGTCGTAGTTGAAGGGACTGGGTCTGCCCCGCGGGGACAGGGCCAGCGCCACCAGGTGGTAGCAGGCCCTGGACGTGTAGAGCAGAATCACCACGGCTCCCACGGCGGTCGCTTGGCACACGGATCGACCCTGGAGGGACAGTTAACGTGCTGATTGCAGACTCAAGCTTCCATTCTGTCGGCTTTGCTGAATGTTCCGGATCTTCTGTCTGTTTCACGTCCTCGGCTCGGTGCGCATCATTGAGCCGCGGCGCTGCTCTTACCTTGGATTCAAGGTAAACACTCGCAGAGGACATCTTGGCAATCTTGtagatgcagacagacagcgagACGGCGCACAGGACGAACAGGCTGTCGTTGATCAGGACTCGGGCCAGGACGGCGTGTCTGACGGCACCGTCGCTATGGAGACACGGACACTGTTAGCAGGAAGTGTGCACACAACTAAAACGCAGCTCATGTTATAGAAGGACGTGTTCTATTGTGGTATTTTCCACTTTACCTCGGTGACTCAGAGCGCTCCAGCGCTCCTCGCACTAACAACGCACAAGTCAAATTCACCACCAGGAAACACAGACTGAGGCACAGGAAGAACAAACGCAGAGGAGTCCTGgggagaggcaggaggaggggtggcccccccaaaaaatgggattttatttatagagatgggctcattaaaatgtgtggtggaggggggggggtagagtatTAGGATCATGCAAGTTCTCTGAGCAGACAAAATTCATTGTATTTTAGGCAAAAAAGTTGCATAAAAAACGAAGAAAGATGTACGTACTTGTATTTGTTGAGCTCCGGAGAATACTTGGCTTTAGCCTTAAACACGACCTGAGCAAATTTAAAAATAGATTAACatatttccattatattttAACAGGAGCACACAACTAAACCTAAAGAGAATCAAACATCGACTATAGATCCTCCTGTCTAATAGGAGCTGTCAAATACTGCCCTtatctgatgcccccccccccccccccccctccccgttaTCAGTGAACTCACAAATCCATTTTCAACGCTCGGCCACTGGCCTCCACCGAACATTTCCTGGAACaccctttttaaaaataaataaaataaaggtacAAAAAGGTACAAACATTCCAAACGCCATTCCGTCGCCGCTCTGTCAGACACGGATTCATTTCTGGATGATTTGGTTTCGAGGCCAAAGAGGT of Brachionichthys hirsutus isolate HB-005 chromosome 24, CSIRO-AGI_Bhir_v1, whole genome shotgun sequence contains these proteins:
- the LOC137912076 gene encoding lysosomal acid phosphatase-like, which encodes MVPLALLFFLMAASVCEKAAAEKKLVFVVVLYRHGDRSPIKAYPTDPYQESDWPQGFGQLSEEGMRQQYELGQFLRKRYDGFLSQSYDRYEIVIRSTDSDRTLMSAESNLAGLYPPTDQQVFMPDLKWQPIPVHTVSLSEERLLKFPVGNCPAYDQLMKDTRETEEYQNVLIKYQDVITLVGNKTGQNLTLGTIWTVYDTLFCESKHNMSAPDWVTPAVMEQLRELRDLDFQFLFGFYKQREKSRLQGGLLLDKIVKGLSNMAAPDPKQRLKMEMLSAHDSTVLALHASLDVLNGRQPPYAACQIIELYRDDNGSASVMMFFRNDTTVEPYPQQLASCSFDCPLEEFIRITKPYISDDWDKECQEHSEGRDKEVIISLVVAGCLLFLLVVAILSVICWRKRPFSGQGYHHVASREVGVES
- the gpr137c gene encoding integral membrane protein GPR137C, whose product is MFTSLREPHSAAISPSLELSLTAVYTALYTVLFVFVYLQLWLILLYGHKRVSYQSAFLFLCLLWAALRTSLFSFYFNNGVQASRLQPPAYWLLYCCPVCLQFFTLCLLNLYFTQVVFKAKAKYSPELNKYKTPLRLFFLCLSLCFLVVNLTCALLVRGALERSESPSDGAVRHAVLARVLINDSLFVLCAVSLSVCIYKIAKMSSASVYLESKGRSVCQATAVGAVVILLYTSRACYHLVALALSPRGRPSPFNYDWYSVSDQADVQEVSGEAYVAFGIILFFWELLPTSLVVLFFRVQRPNPSLAPGGMINSHSFSSRAYFFDNPRRYDSDDDLSRSIGARADRASLLSTAPQLGTSTWYGSIQRNGSLTASIPPAQQPSSSTAPLLFAYGNVQSHHHNYYSTPQNNNNHHHHHHHHSNFYCGSHFCSPQN